One window from the genome of Podospora pseudocomata strain CBS 415.72m chromosome 1 map unlocalized CBS415.72m_1.2, whole genome shotgun sequence encodes:
- a CDS encoding uncharacterized protein (COG:Q; EggNog:ENOG503NZAF), with protein sequence MATVPQVRRVAVIGVGPAGAIATDALAKEQAFDMVRVFDRRPIIGGTWVYTPHLPAAIPSLPLLLAGKADVAVPVPEQFPTETPKSEQVNSHQLRFSDSAQHEHLHSNIHPDIMGYTQEPLPWTLSGRSVQRYGLDAPFRHREVIRTWIEDIFTRGGSDKHLSLHTTVERAEKVNGEWVLTLRKDGQGDKDYWWQERFDGLIVASGHYNVPWIPETEGLIEFDKRWPGRIQHSKHFRNGEKYKGKKVIVVGGSVSAHEIVHEILPFAQKLLISSIRGDPIPSFGWTPFIHPHIVIKKQISSLCPTTGTVFFTDGSKVKDVDHIIFATGYTFSFPFLPVVQERVEKAYRRLPGVYQHTFDILDPTLTFLGGGFTFKVYERQAVAVARHLAGRAQPLPPVADQQRWEAKRAAAKKGGKDYYSIAPDYKDFFEFLRKIAGDPKEGTTGRMLPTFCDEWLTVWKGMVAHKLRGFEKERERAEEVKQEPLRAGL encoded by the exons GATTGGTGTTGGCCCAGCTGGTGCTATTGCTACAGATGCTCTTGCCAAAGAACAGGCTTTTGATATGGTCAGAGTGTTTGATAGGAGGCCCATAATTGGGGGTACATG GGTCTACACACCTCATCTCCCGGCCGCCATCCCCTCTCttccgttgttgttggcgggAAAGGCAGATGTTGCCGTGCCTGTGCCGGAGCAATTCCCCACCGAAACGCCAAAGAGCGAGCAAGTAAACTCACACCAACTGAGGTTTAGCGACTCAGCCCAGCATGAGCACCTGCACAGTAACATCCACCCAGACATAATGGGCTATACGCAAGAGCCGCTGCCTTGGACGCTCAGCGGTAGAAGCGTGCAGAGATACGGTTTGGACGCCCCCTTCCGGCATCGTGAGGTGATTCGAACGTGGATAGAAGATATCTTCACCCGGGGAGGGAGTGACAAGCACTTGAGCTTGCACACTacggtggagagggcggagaaggtCAACGGGGAGTGGGTGCTGACTCTTCGGAAAGACGGGCAAGGAGACAAGGACTATTGGTGGCAGGAGAGGTTTGACGGGTTGATCGTGGCAAGTGGACATTATAATGTCCCTTGGATTCCAGAGACGGAAGGATTGATTGAATTTGACAAACGTTGGCCGGGGAGAATCCAGCATAGCAAACATTTTAGGAACGGGGAAAAGTACAAGGGAAAA AAAGTGATTGTTGTGGGTGGGTCAGTTTCTGCTCATGAAATCGTGCATGAAATCCTGCCTTTTGCCCAAAAGCTCCTCATTTCTTCCATCAGGGGAGATCCGATCCCATCGTTTGGCTGGACGCCGTTCATACACCCTCACATTGTGATCAAGAAGCAGATATCAAGTCTGTGTCCGACGACAGGGACAGTCTTTTTCACGGACGGATCTAAAGTCAAGGATGTGGACCATATCATCTTTGCTACCGGCTACACGTTCAGCTTTCCGTTTCTACCAGTCGTTCAGGAGAGAGTGGAGAAAGCATACAGGAGACTTCCGGGCGTTTATCAGCATACGTTTGATATTCTCGACCCAACACTCACATTT cttggaggagggtttACATTCAAGGTATATGAGCGGCAAGCCGTTGCCGTGGCTCGTCATTTGGCTGGTCGTGCTCAGCCGTTACCACCAGTTGCTGACCAACAACGCTGGGAAGCAAAGAGAGCGGCTGCCAAGAAAGGGGGCAAAGACTATTACAGCATTGCTCCGGATTACAAAGACTTTTTCGAGTTTTTGAGAAAAATTGCGGGCGATCCCAAGGAGGGAACAACAGGCCGAATGCTGCCCACATTTTGCGATGAATGGCTGACAGTTTGGAAGGGCATGGTGGCTCACAAACTCAGGGggtttgagaaggagagggaaagggcaGAGGAGGTGAAACAAGAACCACTTAGGGCTGGATTGTGA